The Homo sapiens chromosome 20, GRCh38.p14 Primary Assembly sequence GCATGCCCCCTTGGCCACGTTTGCAACTTACTTCTGCTCAGGATGACGCCACCTCAACTGTCAGGTAGCTAAGTCACCAGGCTAGTAGAGGGACCCCTGCCCTTGTTCCCATCCCCATTACCTTATAAAAGTGTCTGCTTTCTTCTCCAAAGGGGAAGCAGCACATTTGAAAGCAGGACACGTTGTGTCCCTTCCCCAACCTAGCTTTGgaataaattcacttttttttgtaTCAGACCTCGCGCTCCTTGATTGGATTCTACATGCAGCAAGCAACTAACATGCTTTTTGGTTATATGAAGATGGCTTCAGAGTGAGAGAGTTGCAGGCTGCTCTGTTTAGCCCCAGTGGTGAGGGTTGACCCCATGTTCTTGAGAGCTGGGGAGGCCCTTGAGGGGCTGGGCCTAATGTACTGTGGTGGATAGAAAACACCCTGGCATGACTGTCATGCTTGGGAGGGACTCAGACATCAAGCTCACATCAACCCCAGAGCAGGTGCCATCTGAAATCTCTCTGTTGGACACACAGTCAGATCTGGGGAAGCACACATTTggattctttgcatttttacaatgagcatttttttgctgttaaaagcaaacaaatgaagaTATGTTTACTTCTGTTTTCATGTACGTTTTCTGGGAAATAAAATGGTGCTGATGGGTCCTTAAGGAAGGAATGGAGATCTCAGCATATGTGGCTGGAAGGTTGGAGGCCGGCAGTTCTCAGCTGGGGGGCTCTCTAGGACTTTGTCTCCCCTGAGGAGAGCTGCACTCTCCAAGTGCACTCCTCCTTCTAGGGGGCAGCCCATAGAAAGATTGGCTGAATTGAAAATAGGAAGGCCACGCCTCTCTACTCAATTAGCAGAACTCTAAGGGACTCTCTCAGCCCTTGGCTTCTCTGCAGAATCAGCTGGGTCTTTGTCCTGCCTGCACTGTGGCTCAGCACGTCCCTCTCCTACACTTCTGCCTCACTCCCTCAGGCATATTGACCCTGACAGCACTCTAGCATGCTTCCTGAACTCCTGTATCCACCTCCAGTTGGCCTCCTAGCAAAATTGACAGTGGAAATGGTCTGAAAAGCAGACTCTAAAATGCAAGTTTGGAAACTGACCACTCATCAAGATCAGCTGGCAATGAGGACCCCAGGGCTGGTAGTGAATGGAGCTGGGCAGGCCCTGGCTTGCAGCTATGGTGCAATTAATAAAACTTTCACTGTCAGTGAAGCGGGAAGGAAATTCCTTGGCATCAGGCATTTGAAACCGGATTGGGAAATGATAGTTATGAGGACTAACGTGTTTGATGGCTGTTGCTGGGCATCAATTCTTTGGGGAAAGACGATGAGAAGCTAAGAGTAACTTATCATGAATTAAGGCTCGGTGTAAAAACCAGAGGACTTCTTGGCAGCAGTGTAGATTGTTATCTCCTGGAGCCAGAGGGCAGAAAGAATAGAAGATTGGGTTCCAGAACATTATAAGAGTAGCAGAACCACAGAGATGGATGAATCTCAGCTTCAATGGGCTGCTATGCTGGGCTAGGGCCCTGATGGGGAAGTTGTGGGACCCTGAGATGTGGGAGGGAATGTTTGGGTCAAAGCACTTACAGATCATCAGCCATCTTCTGAGTTTCTGGGGACAGTTGCAGCAGCATAACTAATTATCTCTATAACTAACCTCCCCaaaccaaaagaagaaacaaaaaaggaaaagtaaattttGCACAAACCTGACTCTGAGTATCACTTGGACAAAGAATGCCAAACTGCAAAATGACTGTGGGTCAAAAGAGAACCTTCACCACACCCTAGTGCACAATCTCACTAGGCTGCCACGCTGCTGGTGCAGTATGTCACATAAGGCATCTTGCATGTTGTGTACCAGCCTAGACAACCTAAAACGCATTTCCTGCCATAGCACATGAGCAAGGATGCTACATCCAGCACACTGAAAGCACCCAAAAATGGCAGCCCTGGTCGGAGCTCTAGTGAGTGGATGGAAGTCTAAAAAGCAAATTCAGCTTCAGATAGATGGTGCAGATTCATCTCTTCCGGCTCCTCCTTGAGAAGTACAACTAAGAACTCTGGAAATATGAGGAGCAGGCATAGGAGAACTTCCAAGGTGAAAAAGGAAGGCAGACTGGCTAGGGATCTGAGGACTGAGGAACAGCCGTGAGGCCAGGCACCTGGGACCCACCCCCACAATATGAGCTCCCAGCCATAGAACATGACaaaaaaaatgacacagaaaagagaaaaagtctgTATTCAATAATATAAATCCCCACTTCAAGAAACTACAAGAAGTAGAGCAAAATAAACCCGAAGCAAGCTGCAGATAGgaattaataaaaaagagaagagagcagaaaattaatgaaattaaaatataaaaaacaatgcaaaaaccaACTGAAGCAGCTGATCCTTTGAAAGGatcaataaaatgggaaaaaattatagCAAGTCTgatgatgaagaaaaaagaaatggcacaTTTTAAATATCAGGATGAAGCGAGGGCTATCACTACAGACCCTGCAGACATCAAAAGGATCATAAgggatattatgaacaactctacACACAGAAATATGACGACATAGATAAAATGGACCAAAAACTCTTTGAAAAGCACAAGTTGCCAGATCTCACCCAATATGAAATGAATAATGTGAATAGCCCTAAACTATTGAGGAAAgtgaattcataattttaaagtaCCCCAAAATATTCTTGAGGTACAgatatttcatagaaaaatacTACCAAACATTTACAGATAAATTAATACCAAATCTGGTGCACAGAAAAACGTTTacaaaagaaatttggggaaatttgaATGTATGCTCCATTTTAGGTGATGtgagataattattttaacaattttatgaaatttaatggtataaaattttaaattttatgaagtttataatgatattgtttttgtaaaaaatgtCCTCTATTATCAGATCACCCAATTGCGGACTCCTCTTGCAACTGCGTGGGCGCATAACTGGGTGAGCAGTGGATGTGACGATGCACTTTCCATACATCTCTGATTATAGGGGACATTGTTGTCCTCCACTTCCTGTCTTCACTCTTCCAGCAGACAAATCAGCGACCCAGCACTGACCCAGTAGATAAAGCCAACGCCGTAGAGTCTGTGGCTGGGCCTTCTAAAAGTCTTCTGGAATAGACACCCCTCCTGGTATTATATGAGAGggaaataagatatattttggtCATAGATGGGGGAACACTGGCCAAATTGACATCCTTGGGACGATGCCCAGCAGAAAGAGACGTTTCTCAAATTAGCATAAATTTGCATTATAGGCTGGTAGTGACCCTGTCCTCAGGACCTCAGACTTACCTTAATTAGTTTGGGCCAGTCATCTGGTCTAATGCCTTGATCTAATTGTCTTCAACAATATCCCCCATTGCTTCCCAAGTCCTggtttccccttctgtaaaacTCCAGACTCACTGGATGGTTGAAGCAGGAAAGGAGATCATAGATGAACAGAAACTTGCACATAATAAATCTGCAGAGAGCCATTGTGATTATTATTGGTCAAATATCACCATCGGGACCCAAAGGAGGCCCTTGCTTTGACCACTCATGGTCACCTGGGGGCGTGGTCCAGGCTTAAACTCCACATGTCTTTCTGAAATTCACACAGCAGATGCAGGAGTCTGCAGGGGGCAGGTCACAGATATGAATGGAAAAGTTTAGGAAGGAACAGACAAGGCAGAGGTCAGAAGGAGTAGGAAGGAGACAGGGTGGCTGATGAGAAACGGGAATGTAACAACTGTCAGGGGTaaaaagcaagatgcagaacGTGAGGAACACATGATCCCCTtgcctcctttcttcctcattcAGCACACATTTATGTCAAAAAATCTGTCAGGTTGTACCTCAAACTTTTAATAGTGATGACTCTTGGAGGGTGAGATTTGGGAGAATGATGCTGactttaaaattctactttataCTTATAGACTTCTAGCTTATTTTATgacaaacataaataattttaacatgaaagaaaaagataaaatttaaaaatttgaagtaaCCTTACCAGGAGCAGTATTTGAGCCCTGCTCCTTCGGGTGGGCTGAGACCTTCAGGTCATGGCTTTTGCTGACCGCTGGCTGCCCGTCATGCTCCACCTGGCAGGTGAGCTTCACATCATCCCTGTGGGCAGATACATTCACCAGGAGCCAGCTCATCCAGTTGTAGGTACCATCCTTGTTTTCTGTAAGGGTTGAGGCCGTTTCTGTCCTGGACACGTTTCCATTCTCCAACCAGGTCAGCTGTAGTCTCTGGGGGTAGAACTTCCTCACCTGGCAGGTGACATTCACCTGGTTCTCTGCCCTCACGGGCTGTTGAGTAACCTCCAAGGTGGGTGGAACTGAAACAGCACAGGGCAGAAGCTCTGACCTTGTGGCACAGACAGATCCAGGGAGGGCTCCATAACGTAGCTCCCCCACCACGGTGAGGGCATCACCAGGACAGTGCTAGGCATGCAGCAGGTGCTCAGACATTGAGGGTGCTCTTTGCATATGAATGAAATTACTAAGCACAacgcccagcacacagtaggtgctcaaggaCTGGTAGCTCCTACTAGGCTAAGAATGAGGGAAATCTATAAGCACCACCCCTGGCATGCAGTTGGAATGCTGTAACTgtagcaaaataaagaaaatcaccaAGCACATAGAGGCTTAGCTCATAGTAGGTACTCATTAACTGTGTTTGCTatcagtgaaataaatgaaacgGCTAGCACAGTCCTTGGCACCTGGTGGGTGGTGTGGTCACCCAGCCACTGCCATTAAAATGTTAGTAAGTGGCTGGCACATCTAGGGGCATGGGAGGTGGGCAGTTAGGAATTTAGGTTCCAGGCATTTCAAGCCCTGGAGCAAGAGTAGAGCTGGATGagtggagggtggtggggggtgggctTGGTGGTCAGGTGTGGGCTTGGGCTGGGTGAGGGTCCTCTACCTCGGATGGTCTCAGACAAGTTGGCAGTCCCACGAAGAGGGTCCCCCTGCAAGGTGACGTGGGCCACCTCGCAGATGACTTGAGAGTGAACGTCCTCGCGGGTCAGCACCACCTTGGCTGTGCTGTGGATGCTGTAGGACACACTGTCTCCTGCGGGGTCCACGTTGGTCTGGAAGTCTGAGAGCTCATTCCCATTTTTGAACCATTTCAGGGTGATGTCTCTGGGTGAGAAGCCGTGGGACTCGCAGGTGAAGCTCACTGTGTGCTGAGGTGTGGCCCTCGCCGCAGGGCCCGATACCACGGGGGCAGAGGGTTTGGCTACAAAAGGACCATCGATAATCAGGAGACATGACTCAGATGACAATCACTAACGATAAGTGTGTGAGATGTTAAGAACCTTCTGAGACATTATTTTTTATCCTTCCAATAATGTGGAAAGATTAATGAGGGTGGTGTCCTTATTGTCATTTTACAGAGCAGGATGCAAAGGTTGGGAGAGGTGAGGACCCATGTGAGGTGAGACAGTGTAGGGGCAGGGCCCAGAGGGAAGTCCAGGCCTGAGTTCAAAGTCCTCTCCACACAGGGAGACTTCCACCAATCTGGGCATAGGAACAAAATTACTGATTGGTCTCCCTCCATGTTATTAACTGGTCCTAGCTGTCCTCCCCCGGAAGGCTCACTAACCTCAGAGAGGGCATTTATAGAAGCCAATACAGGGATCAATGGCAAAGTGGCACCACCGTGAGAGCTGCAACCAGGCTGCTCAGCCCAGGACAGGGGTGGGCTGACACCCCCAGCTCCTCATCCGCAAAACAGGAGGACGGAGGACGGCGTTTCTACTTCCTGGGATGTCGCCAGGATTCAATGGGGCAATGGAAGCAGTTTTGCTCTGGATCAAACACAGAAGATGCTTCCCCGAAAAAACACAGATCTATCTTTAACCCAGACTTTACAGATACACAGAGGTCTCTCTTTaggtattataaaaatatgaaacattccgtatttttcttttcacaaatatttcGTTCTGTCAAATAAAAGGCATTAATTAAGGATAAAGCTTTAACGTAGAGCCAAGAGTTTGTAAGAGCATTGGAATCACACCTGCTAGAGGTCAAGCCACAGGATGTTGCAGTAGATAGACCTGGATAACAACTGAAGCCAGGGTCCGTGGGATTTTGATCTCTTTCACCTGGAGTACTTTAATGAAATAACCAATGAGAGTGGGTTTGCAGTTGAGGATTTTCAACCAGCTAATGAACTGTTTCCAAAAACAACCTTTAGTGAAAATCCCCTATAAAAAACCGGTCCTGTATTGCCATACGGGACACTATTCAGGGTTTCACTGACTCAGTGTACCCAAATTGCACCTCTTTATCTTTCAGATAAATGCTATTTCCTTTGGCCTTCCTAACAatcattttgctgttgttgttagtTGTTCTAATCTGCTGGAAGTCCTAAATTTGAAAAGAGGAAATTTTTGGGAATCTGAATCTTCAGTTAGGACAGGTTTGGGTGAAAAACAAGGATCACTGAGTACTAAGAAAGCCAAAGGTGGTTAGCTTTTTCATCGTTAATTAATTACAAGAGACAAAGACCCAGGCCACACCAACAGACAGAAACCTATTCTGGGCCTTGAAAGCAAACACATTGGAGAATCAGAACAACGAGTGCAGTTTCTCCATGTAGATGAATTTTAAGGGTGTCTGCAAATTGCTAATTGTTACCTTGAACCTTCTGCCGTCCTCTTAGAAAGCACATATTATACGTTTGACTTTGCCAATATTAACTTGCTCCCTGATATGCGTGAAATAATGTGAGAGCACAGTAAGGAGGGTGTCACTTGAAGATGTCAAGTCTTTGAGACACCAGCAGCATGGGTGTCCCTAGAAGGCTGAGAGGCTGTCTTCAGTTCCGATTTTTTGAGGGCTTCTTGGCAGCCTGATGCTGGCTGCTCTCTCTGTACCTCTCAACACTTCAATCCTCCCTCTATTTGTCAGAGGGGGTCCTCATGTGAGCCCTTGTGTAGGGCGAGACTCTGAGAGGATCCTTGGTGGCCAAGGGCCAAAAGTAGATAGAAACCCCACCCTGGGAAGATGAGTGAGGGTAAGTGCAAGGGCAtagcctggcatgtagtaggtgcttaataaatagcCCCTGTGACTGTAATCATGAGGTTTGGTCATTACTGCTTCTGGAGCTGCATAGCTATTCTTTAGGCAACAGAACAAAGAGGCACACAAACACCAAGGAAAGGCTCAAACCCTACTCACCGCAGCTGCCAGAAAAAACCCAAATGATAAAAGGAGCAGCAACCACCATGTTTGGCGAACTGGCTTTCAAGTAAGATCACAGGGGAAGCTGGAAGCATTTTggaagaaggagggaaaagaTACCTCAGTGACATCTGGGAGTGCTGAGGGAGGGAGGCTTCTGGGGCTGAGGAGTGAGGATTTGCTGGGACTCCAGCACGTGTTTAGATACAAATGTTTTCAAGACAGAAGGTTCCCCAGCCCTGAGGCTGCATCTGAGCCAGGCTTTGTCCCAGTCTCCTATCTTGGGCCCTGAGGCCAGTAGCATGGGAGGGGTCCTGTTCAGGCTTCTGGGGCCTCCCAGAATGTTTCCAGAATGGCTGTTTTGAAGCACCCATGACCCAAAAAGCTGTTCTCAAAGCCCCAAAACCTGGGGCACCGCTTTTGCTAGGGGGCTGTGTATGAGAATCTTCTGGAGCCATTAAGAACTTTAGATATCCAGGCCCAAATTAGATGCAATTAAATTGGCATTTTAGGGGGGTTCCTGGGTCCAGctttgcaaactttttttttgatagttttCCCAATGATTCTAATGAGCAGCCAAGGTTGAAAGCCACTGGACTCCAACCCAAACCCCATTTATACTTGGGGCCTACAGAAGCCCTGAcctgtctgaggtcacacagcttcaCCCTAACACAACTCacctttattgagcatttactgtgtgctTGTTGATGCCCTAAGCATTTTACACAATATCACTCCTTCAGACTCGGCCCAGTCTGTGAGGTCAGTGTTACCATCAAAGGGTGAGGACATCGAGGCCTATGGTGGTGAAGCACCTTGTCCCaggtcacagagccaggaagtggcagagccggGAAGAGGCCCAGGCAGCTGGGATACTGCCTGTGTTCTCCTAACGACAGTTCTGCAGAAGCTCAGTAATAACCTGAATGACACCACCATTAGGGGCTCTGTGCACATCCTCTCCAATCCTCACAGAACCCAGAATAGGCCATGATAATCAGCATCTCACCGATGGGGAAACCGAGGACTCAAGGGAAGGCAAGACTGGCCCAAGATCACACGATCTTGAAATAACACCTCACTTTGGGGGTGCCTACAGTGCGCTAGGTGATTTACAGAGAGAACCTTACGCTTACGACTTTCCTAAAGGAGTCCATGATTGTCTCTATTCTACAGATGAAGATGCCGTGGCTGAACAAAATGAAGGCACTGTCTCCCGATTCTCCATGTGTCCCAGTGGGCATTTCCTGTGTCCCACCAAGCACTTATGTCCATTAACAGAGCAAGTGTTCTAACTTCTTGAGCTCCAACACTGACTGCCACCTCAATTGTCCCTTTGAGATTCTAGACTTCATGCAATGTTAGGGAGAAGCCTCCCTCCTGGGTGCCCAGGCCTGGTTACCCTGCAGCCATAAGCAAAAGACAGTGGGCTCCTGACAGCCGGAGGGGAGAATCTCAACTCTTGCTCACATGGGCCCCAAACACTCTCTAGGAAATGCCTCATCTCCTCATCCTTAGTCCTCAGCACCATGAACGGGCAGATACGTGCTCTGCTGGGCTGCAGGAGGCTCGACTCTGCTCATTGGACGCTGCTGAGTGAAGAGGAAACAACACAACATGGGGGAAGAGTCCTAAATGCCTCATGTGTGTTGAGACCTGTCCTTTAGGAACCGGCTTGGCATATCATGAGACACGCGCAGGGCCTTTCTGATGGGAGTGTGAAGACAGGCCCTCCTACCCCTACAgggttcttgttttgtttttaatgctttttgcTGTAGAACTGAACAATGCAAGAGTTTAGAAAGAGAAGGTTGGAGCATTTCTCCACTCTTGAAAAACCACAGTTGAGTGTCACAAAGACAAAGGCTGTGAGTCAGGCTGCGGGGTTCCAGCCTTGGCTCCCTGACCTGCTCCCAAGTCAGGtctcctctctgagcttcagtgtcctcatctttAAAGGAGGTAGCAAATGGCTTCTCCCTCATAGCACTGGTTATAAGGAGACTCTGGCACAGTTGCTGCTCTCTGgcccccttccccacctccctcctttcTCATGTAGCTCATCATTTAGGCCGAGAGCATGGCAAAGAGGAGTGAGTACTTCACTAGGAGTGAGCAGATCTGAGTCACACCTGAGCCACCACTGGCTGTGACTGCCTGGGCTGGGGAGGCACCACCTGGGCATTTCAGTGTCTTTGCCAATATTATCTGCACAATCAGGAAAAAGCCACCTTCCTTGTCTAAGTTCAAGGGTTGTGGGGAGCTGATTTCAGTCATTACTGGGCAATGTACAttttcatatacatacatgtacatgaaAGCATCATGTTTTACGCtttacatatacacatttttttaaaaagctgttagtAAAGCTATGTGTCTTCTGGAGATTCCGTTTTTTGCCTTTCCAAATtccagaggctgcccacattcctttcTCACAGTTACATCTTCCCATCACTCTAACCTCTTGCTTGCACCCTCACAAATCCTTCTCTAAGAATTaatctccttcctccttcttgtaAGGACCTTTCTTATGTATTGTGTCCACCCCGATGCTAGAGGCAGATGTTAAAACCACtgtattaaaaatgtttgaagtggggctgggcacggtggcttatgcctgtaatctgagcactctgggaggctaaagtgggtggatcacctgaggttgagagtttgagaccagcctgagcaacaaggagaaaccctgtctctacaaaatacaaaattagccaggcgtggtggcctatgcctgtaatctctgatTGCTACATCATCTAGGAGGGAAATCAGGCAATATTCTCAAATATGAAAACACACTATCCTGTGACCTAGGAACGCCACTTCCAGTGGGTGTCTCCCGCCTGAGTAGGGTGACACATGTACAAGGTCATCCATTGCATGATTGCTTTAGTAGCTAAGGTTGGGAATAACTTACATATCCATCAACAGAAgactgtaaaataaattttgatatttccATAGATTGGAGTATTTTTCAGCTGTAAACACACTGGAGCAGCTCTCTATGTCCTGACGTGGAATCTCGATATGGAATGACAGGGCTTACATTTGGGAGAAGTTTTCCAATCACAAACAAGCTTTAGTATCTGAATGTGAGGTGCATTCTTAACATTTGGGAAACTGATGAAAAGAGAAATGCTGGCTCTCTGACACCTGGCTCTGTTTGAGGAGCTTTTATCTAGCACCTATGATGCACCAGGCTCTTCTATGGAGACAGCGTCTAAcgctggggaaggaaggagactgCCACGATTCAGATATGGACTCTGGCTCCAATTCTGCCACTAACTGGCCCTGTGACCATGGACAAGGCCCCTGTCATGTCTTGGCTTCAGTCTCCCATCTGTAAAGGGGGTTGGGCTGGATGGTCTGAAGGTCCTTCCTGTGCTGACATTCCATAATTCAGGACTTAGGACGAAGCTCTTGGGCCTCTGGGAGGAAACCCCAGATAAGCATTGTTGCAGCCTTATATGGGAAACCCCTAAGTCACCCACTTGTGGGACCTCTTTCCTGAGGTGAGGGACATTCTGAGATGATGCAGCTCTGCTCGGAGCCCATGGTAACTGTGTGACTCAGTCCCCAAATCGCAGAAGGGTTTCCCAAATAGACCCACAGCAAATGCCAAACGTATTGGCatctcctcccaccaggccatCAGATTCAACAGTGAATGTGCCTCCCAGAAATCTTGCCCGTGGGGTGTTTCTGaggatgaaataaagaaaaacacaatttacCCTCTTCATGAGCTGGACAGATTTCTCCTCATTAGAAGGGAAGAGAATGTAAGCTTGGTGGGGAAGAGCTTTGGGCTGTTTCATTCACTGCTGTTTGCACAGCATCTAgggcagagcctggcacacagtggggtCTCAGTGAGTGCCTGCTGCATAAAGAAGAGACTTGGCCACCCTGAGGGGGAAGCGTTCTCTGGAGGCAGAAGGCAAGGTCCAGCCCTGTgcctgggcaagtcactcaaattgtcagttccctcatctgtggAACCAAAGGGCTGGATCAGCTTTGGAAACACAAGAGCTGTAGAGCCGCAAGCTGGGGATGCCTTCTGTCCCATCATTTCCAAGCCGTGGAGCCTCGAGCGACTGCCATGACATCTCCAAGCCTCAACTCATGTGATCTGGAGAAGGGGTGACATCAGTTCATGAAAGGGTGGCTGctcagccaccaccacacctgactgttGCTCTAAGAATGGATAATGTAATTATTGAGTTATTGTCACACACTAGGGGATGAAGGAAGCCCACGCTGTACTCACCACGCACAGACAGCTCGGTGCCTGCTCCAGACTTAAACTCCACGTGGTCGGGGCTCCCTTTCCGGAACTTCACACAGTAGTAGGTGCCGGCATCTGCTGGGGTGATGTTACTGATGCGGATGGAAAAGTCCATGTTGTTTCTCTTTGTGAGGTCTGAAACAGTTGTTACCCGTGGGAAGTGGCCTTCTTTCTGATTGTAGATTAATTCCCGGCCTGGTCCAGCTCCTCTGAACCACTGGATGGGCCCCACAGGGATCAGGGAAGTCACAGTGCAGTGCAGAGTGGCCGACTCTCCAGCTGCAACTGATATGGACTTGTCAGGCTGAATCACCTGCAGCTCTTCCTCGCCAGCTACCCCTGGAAAGGAGCACAAAGCAGTCATTTTTTCATCCTTACGTGATCCTCTGTGTTTCCTCAAGTGTTTATCAATGGCTTTCATTGACCGGGTGCACACCAGGAAAAGGCCTTGAGCTCAGCACACTAcacgtattatctcatttaaccctcacaactgGCCTGTGACATAAGACTGTAATACAAgcgaggacactgaggcacagagaggttcaatttctgtttccttactttcttttgttctttctgtttgctttttttcttttcttttctttttgtttttctttttcttttttttaagacagggtcttgctctgtctgctgcccaggccggagtgcagtggtacaatcacagctcactctagcctcaacctcccaggctcaagtgatcctttctccttggcctcccaagtagctgggaccacaggtgcgttccaccatacctggccaatttttgtgttttttgtagacacacagtttcaccatgttgcccagactggtgtctacctcttgggctcaagcaatgcatctgccttggccttccaaactgctgggattacagacgtgagccaccatgcctggccaagaggtTCAATTTCAATGTAGAGCTTTGGGTTGAGGACCTGAGTAGAACTCTTGAGCCCTCCTTGGAAGTGCCATGTTTTGCTAAATATGTGCCTCCACTCTGTGGCTACATGGAGTGTTGCACTTTTTGCATCAATGGATTGGGTGGGGCCGTGTGACTTCTTTAGACCCTTGAGTTACGAGCAGAAGTGATGGGTATAATTTGTGGGCTGTGCATGTAACTGCAAGAGCCTCTGTGGATCAATTTCTCCCTTCCTGAGACCCACAAGGCTCTAATGGGGCCTGCTCCATTGCCTGGATGCGTGAATGACCGTTGCATGCAGAACTGCCAATCCACACTGAATATGTAGCTTCCAGTAGAAATACAACATTGTTTTAAGCCCCTTGTAATATTTCACCCATAGCATAAACACATTACATAAGTTTCCTAATGCTGATGTgacaaattaccaaaacttagtgtcttaaaacaaatgtaacattttataGTTCTGGGGGTTAGAAGTCCAAAATAGTGTTACTGGGGTacaatgaagaagaaatgaagaacgTCAAATACACaaagatagagaataaaacagtggtgACTAGGGGTGAACTTAGGGGAGGTGATGGGGAGGTCAAAAGGTATAAAATTGCAGTAAGTCTGACGAAGAAGTCCAGAGATTGAATGTGCAATCTGAGGATTCTAG is a genomic window containing:
- the SIRPB1 gene encoding signal-regulatory protein beta-1 isoform 3 precursor (isoform 3 precursor is encoded by transcript variant 3) is translated as MPVPASWPHLPSPFLLMTLLLGRLTGVAGEEELQVIQPDKSISVAAGESATLHCTVTSLIPVGPIQWFRGAGPGRELIYNQKEGHFPRVTTVSDLTKRNNMDFSIRISNITPADAGTYYCVKFRKGSPDHVEFKSGAGTELSVRAKPSAPVVSGPAARATPQHTVSFTCESHGFSPRDITLKWFKNGNELSDFQTNVDPAGDSVSYSIHSTAKVVLTREDVHSQVICEVAHVTLQGDPLRGTANLSETIRVPPTLEVTQQPVRAENQVNVTCQVRKFYPQRLQLTWLENGNVSRTETASTLTENKDGTYNWMSWLLVNVSAHRDDVKLTCQVEHDGQPAVSKSHDLKVSAHPKEQGSNTAPGPALASAAPLLIAFLLGPKVLLVVGVSVIYVYWKQKA